Below is a genomic region from Billgrantia tianxiuensis.
TCAGGCGCCCAGCCCGCTCTCGCGCAGCAATTGGTCGAGCGCCGGGCGCCGGTTCGGCAGCGGGGCGCTGACGGCCTCTTCCAGCAGGTACTGGGCCTCGAGGTCGTGCATGCCCACGGCAAGGCAGCTCTCGATCAGCTCTCCCTTGCTCTTGCCGGTGCGCTGGGCGAGCCGCTCGAGGCGAGACTCGACGTCGCGTGAAAACCGAAGCAGATGTGGCATTCCCCCCTCCCTTAGGCCCTGTGGCAGCATTGGTTGCATGCGGGGCCTCTCTTCTCAACATAAGCCGCCGGGTGCAGGCTGTCACCTGGATGTTGCCGGCCAGGCGTGACGACACGGTGACGCTGGGATGACGTCCTGGTGAAAATGTCAGGCCAGGCCGCGGCGGGTCATCACTTCGGTGATGATCGGCACCGGGGTCATCAGGTGCTCGCGCATCATGTCGGCGGCGCGCTCGGCGCGGCGTTCGAGAATCACCTCGACCAGCGCCGCATGCTCCTGGCGCTTGCGCTCGAGGGCTTCTTCGGAGAATACCGTCTCGCGCAGCCACAGGTGTCGGTAACGTTCGACCTGGTCGAACAGGCTCTCGCGCACCTGCAGCAGGTGCGGCGAGCGACAGCCGCTGGCGATGGCGGTATGGAATGCCTTGTGCCGGGTGTCCCAGACATCGAGCAGCTCGTCCGGGCTGTTGACCTCCATGATCTTCGATAGCGTATGCGCCTTGGCCAGTATCTCGGCCTCCCAGGCATCGTCGCCGCGCTCGATGGCAAGCTTCAGGATCAACCCCTCGAGCTGGGCCCGGGCGTCGTAGAGATCGGCCAACTCCGCCAGCGACATCGGGGCAACCCGATAGCCGCGCTGGCTGATGGCGACGACCAAGCGCTCGGCAACGAGCTGCGACAGGGCTTCACGCAGCGGGCCGATGCCCAGGCCATAGCGCTCCTTGAGCCGGCTCATCAGCAGCTTTTCGCCCGGCTGGAACACGCCGCGCGTAATGTCGCGCTTGAGCCAGCTATAGGCGCTGATGCCGAGATTCTGGCGAGGCGAGCTATCCATCGTCATTGTCGTCGTTCCCTTGTATTTGCCGAGCATGATAACCAAACGCTACCGTTGCCGGTAACCGCGCGACATTTATACCAAGTATCTATATTCGATGCAGTCCGCCGAGCGACGCGATCAGCGGTCCTCGAGCCGATTCACGGTCCAATCGACCAATTCGCGAGCCAGCCTGTCCGCTGCCATGCCGAAGGCATCGACCACTGCGTCGATGGACTCGCTGCCCACCGGCTGGTGCTGGGTAAAGCGCCGGCTGGCCAGAAGCCGCTGGGACCGGGTGTCGATCAGCCTGACGTCCAGGCGCAGCGTCGCTTCGGGCAGGCCGTTGCGATAGCGGCTGTGAAAGGAGCGCAGGTCACTCAGCAGCTCCACATCGGCCGATACGTTGCTGTCGGCATGGACCAGGCTAGGGATGCGGCCATCGTCCTGAAAGGCGTCGAGCAAACGGTTGCGGATGAGCTGCGGCATGGTGTCGGCCCAGCGTACGCCGGCATAGACCTGCGGCTGATTGGGCATAGGTACGACAAGGATTCGCGCGCCATCCAGCAGCCCGCTGGCATCCGGTGTGGCCAGGCGCAGGGCAGTTCCGTTCCAGGAACTGCCATGCGCGGCGGGATCGAGAGCCTGGGCGGGCAGCTCGTAGAGAGTGACGGGCGTGCGCTCCGGTACCAGGTTGCAACCGGGCAGGGCGAACGCTATCACGATGGCCAGGAGCGGCAGGGCACGCTGGGTCATGGCGTGAACTCCTCGACGCGTTCGCGCCCCAGCAGGAAGTCGCGTGGATTCTCCTCCAGGCGGCGTACCAGCCGGTTGAGCGAGGAGAGGGTGTTGCGCAACTCGAGGGTGGCCGGTCCCAGCCCCTGCACGCCACGTAGGCCGCTTTCCAGTGCCCCCTGGTTGTCGTCCAGCAGCGCCTCCAGACTCTGGGCCGTGCGGGCCAGGCTGCTGGTGATCTGACGGGCATTGCCCAGCACTTCCTCCGCCTGACCTTGGACCAAGCCACCCGTACGACCGGCCAGGGCGCGAATTTCAGCGAGGGCGCGTGCGGCCTCCTCGGACACCTCGAGCATGCGCTCGGCCAGCTGGCCTGGGGCATCGCCGAGAGCGGCGAACTGCGCCGTGGTGCGCTCCAGGTTGGCCAGGATCCGCTCGATGCTGGCCACGTTCTCCTCTGACAATACCTCCTCCAGCCTCGTCAGCACGCGGTTGACGTTGCCCAGCAGTTCCTCGCTATCGCTGAGCATGGCGCTGAGCGGTGACTGGTCGGCGGTGATGCGTGGCGGCGTGTCGCCGCGGGTGACCAGAAGCGGACTTTCCGGCGCTCCTCCCTGCAGTTGGATGGACATGCTCCCGGTGATGTTGGCCAGGGCGAGCCGCGCGCGAGTGTCCTGGCGAATGGGAACCTGACTCTCCACGCGAATGAGAGCCAGGACATTGCGAGGGTCGGCGGGGTCGAGGCGCAGGCTGACCACGTCGCCGACCCGCACGCCGCTGTACTCCACGGCGTTGCCTTCCGAGAGGCCGCTGACGCCGTGGTGGAAGAGAACCTCGTATTGGGTATAGGCCTGGTCGCGTGTGCTCTGGTTGAGCCAAAGTGCGAACAGAAGGCCGCCGACGGCCGCCAGCACGACGAACAGGCCGATCACGACATGGTGCGCGCGGGTCTCCATCAGCGTTCCTCCCCGTTAGGTGACGAATGGTGTCGTGCCGCCTGGCTGGCGGCTCGGCCCCTTGGGCCGTGGAAATAGTCGCGTATCCAGGGATCGTCGGTATCCTCCACCACTGGCAGCGAGTCGGCGACCAGAACACGCTTGTTGGCAATGACAGCCACTCGGTCGCAGCTCGAGTACAGCGTATCGAGATCGTGCGTGACCAGAAAGACGCTGAAGCCCAGGGCATCGCGCAGCGTCAGGAGCAGGCGGTCGAAGGCGGCGGCACCGATCGGGTCGAGACCGGCGGTGGGCTCGTCGAGAAACAGCACTTCGGGGTCGAGGGCCAGGGCGCGGGCGAGTGCGGCGCGCTTGATCATGCCGCCGGAGAGCTCCGCCGGGTTGAGGCGCGCGGCGTCTGGCGGCAGCCCGGCCAATGCCAGCTTGACCCGGGCGAGGCGCTCGGCATCGGCCCGCGACAGTCCGACATGTTCGATCAGCGGCAGGGCAACGTTTTCCTGTAGATTGAGCGAGGAGAACAGGGCGCCGCGCTGGAACAGCACGCCGAAGCGGCGCTCGACCCGGGCCCGCTGGGCGGAAGGCAGGCGCTGCAGTTCCTCGCCAAAGACGCGGATGGTGCCACCGTCTGGCCGCTTGAGGCCGACGATACTGCGCAGCAGTACCGACTTGCCGGTGCCGGAGCCGCCCACCACGCCGAGGATCTCGCCGCGGCGAATGTCCAGGTCCAGGCCGTCATGCACCACATGCTGGCCAAAGCGGTTGACCAGCCCACGGATCTCGACGATAGCCTCGCCCCTCTGATTCACCAGCCCATCTCCATGAAGAACAGTGCGGCCAGCGCATCGAGCAGGATCACCATGAAGATCGACTGCACCACACTGGAGGTGGTGTGTTCGCCCACCGACTGGGCGCTGGCCTTGGCCTTGAAGCCTTCCAGGCAGCCGATCACGGCGACGAGGAAGGCAAATAGCGGGGCCTTGATCATGCCGACCAGAAAGTGCCGTAGCGGAATGTCGCGCTGCAGAATGGCGAGGAATTGGTTGGGTGGAATGTCGAGCGCCAGGGCACATACCAGTGCGCCGCCCAGCATGCCGCTGAGCATGCCGATCAGGGCCAGTATCGGCAGGCTGATCGTCATCGCCAGCACTCGTGGCAGTACCAGCAGCTCGATGGGATCGAGCCCCTGGGCGCGTAGTGCGTCGATCTCCTCGTTGGCCTTCATCGAGCCGATCTGGGCGGTAAAGGCACTGGCCGTGCGGCCCGCCAACAGGATGGCCGCGAGCAGCACGCCGAATTCGCGCAGGAAGGAGTAGGTCACCAGATTGACCGTGTAGATGGTGGCACCGAAGTCGCGCAGCACCGTGGCGCCAAGGAACGCCACCACCGCACCGACGAGAAAGGTAAGCAGGGCGACGATGGGAATGGCGTTGAGTCCAGTCTGCTGGACATGGGCCACCAGCGAGGTGATTCGCCAGCGCCAGGGTGTGACCAGCGTGGCCAACAGCGTGCTGAGCGTCAGGCCGATGAAGGCGATGAGCTGCAGCTGTTGGCGGGCGAGTTGCTCGACGATTTGCCCCAGTGCGGCCAAGGCTGCAAACAGGCCCCTGTCAGGCCCAGGAGGCGCGAACAGGGGAGTGCGGGAGGCGTCGGCCACCGCTCTCAGCAGCGCCTGGCGCTCGGCCGGCAGGTTCGGTGCCCACTGGGCGACGTCGCGTACGGTATCGGGGCCCAGCAGGTCGACCAGCAGGGCGGCACCGGAGGTGTCGAGCTCGCCGAGGCGCTCCAGGTCTAGCGACTCGGCCTCATGGACCCTGGCCACGGCGTCACGCAGCCTGGCATAGTGCGGCAGCGTCCAGTCGCCTATGGCACTCAGGCGATGAGCATCCTGCTCCAGCCTGCCGGGACGGGAAACGGTGTCGGGCATGGCGAGTCGTCCATCTCTCCCTCAAAACCTCAAAATGGTGCCCTTGGGCATCTCCCCATCACTATATCGTCATACACCGTTAGGCGACAGCGGGCGGCGGCCTACCTGGCATTGCCGTGCTGCAATTCACCGAGGATGCGCCTGGCCACTTCCTTGAGTCGCGGCCCCAGGTTGTCGACCATGATCGAATGACTCAGGCGATGGGCGGCACCGCCGCAGTTGATCGCCATCACTTCGGCGCCATCCTCGAGGATCAGCGGCGTGGCCACGGCGCTGATCTGCGACTGCCAGTCGCCTTCAGAGAGGCAGAAGCCGTAGCGGGCGTACTCCTCCTGGCTGCGCCTGATGCCTTTTTCGAGCGTGGGCCAATCGCTGCCGTGCTCTCTGGCAAGTTCCGCCAGGATTGCCTCGCGGCGCACTTCCGGCAGGCCGCAGAGCCAGGCGCGGCCGATCGCCGTGGTTGCCATCGGCAGCCGCGAACCCACGTCGAGGCGCACGATCAGCGGGCCACTGCCATGGCAGCTCTCGATGTAGACCATGTCGGTGTTGTCGGCCGCCCCCAGGCTGACGTTGCAGTCCGTGGCTTCGGCGAACTGCTGCATGAAGGGGCGGGCGATTTCGCGAATGCCCTGGTTGGCCAGGAAGCGGTAGCCCAGCGCCAGGATGCCGGGCCCAAGGCGGTACTTCTCCAGCCGGGTGTTGTGGCGCAGGTAGCCGAGCTGGGTCAGCGTGTAGGTCAGGCGTGAGACCGTCGGTCGCGGTATGCCGGTACGGCTGGAGAGCTCGGCGTTGCCCAGGTACTCCTCGCCGGTGCCGAAGGCGCGCAGCAGCTCCAGGCCGCGGGCGAGGGCGGTGACGAAGTTGCGATCCTTGGCCGGTGCGGTCTGGTCGTCATCGAGCGGTGCAGGCTTGTTCATGGCGGGTTCCCTGTCGCGAGATCGTTGTGGCGGAGTATCGCATATCGCCCGGGCTGGGTCCGTTGGCGACGCCGGCCCGGGCAACGCTGCCGTCAGGCGTCAAGGCGCTCGATGATGCAGGCGATGCCCTGGCCGACCCCGATGCACATGGTGACCAGGGCATAGCGGCCGCCCTTGGCCTCCAACTGGCGAAGCGCTGTCAGTACCAGTCGCGCACCGGAAGCGCCGAGCGGGTGACCGATGGCGATGGCGCCGCCGTTGGCGTTGAGGCGCTCGTCCTCGGCGGCGATGCCCAACTGCTTGATACAGCCAAGCACCTGCACGGCGAACGCCTCGTTGATCTCGATCACGTCCATCTGCTCGAGGGAGAGGCCGGCCCGCGCCAGCACCTTATGGCTGGCCGGCACCGGCCCCAGGCCCATCACCCTGGGAGGCACTCCGGCCACGGCGCTGGCCACGATACGCGCCCGAGGGGCGACGCCGGCGCGTTCCCCGGCGGCCAGGCTGCCGACGATCAGCGCCGCGGCGCCGTCGTTGAGGCCCGAAGCGTTGCCCGCGGTGACCACGCCGCCTTCGAACAGTGGCCCCAGCCGGGCCAGCTTGTCGGCGTCGGTGCCCGGACGCGGGTGCTCGTCGCGGCTCACCGTCAGCGGCGGCTGCTTGCGCCCCTGGGGCACCTCGACGGCGAGTAGCTCGTCGTCATAAAAGCCGCGGGCCTGGGCCTCGGCGTAGCGTGCCTGTGAGCGGGCGGCGAAGGCATCGCTTACCTCGCGGCCGATGTCGAGATCGTGGGCCACGTTGTCGGCGGTCTCCGGCATGCTGTGGCTGCCGTACTCGCGGGCGATCCAGGGGTTGGGGAAACGCGAGCCGATCACGGTGTCGTACAGCGGCTGGTTGCGGGCGAAG
It encodes:
- the csiR gene encoding DNA-binding transcriptional regulator CsiR, giving the protein MDSSPRQNLGISAYSWLKRDITRGVFQPGEKLLMSRLKERYGLGIGPLREALSQLVAERLVVAISQRGYRVAPMSLAELADLYDARAQLEGLILKLAIERGDDAWEAEILAKAHTLSKIMEVNSPDELLDVWDTRHKAFHTAIASGCRSPHLLQVRESLFDQVERYRHLWLRETVFSEEALERKRQEHAALVEVILERRAERAADMMREHLMTPVPIITEVMTRRGLA
- a CDS encoding ABC-type transport auxiliary lipoprotein family protein, coding for MTQRALPLLAIVIAFALPGCNLVPERTPVTLYELPAQALDPAAHGSSWNGTALRLATPDASGLLDGARILVVPMPNQPQVYAGVRWADTMPQLIRNRLLDAFQDDGRIPSLVHADSNVSADVELLSDLRSFHSRYRNGLPEATLRLDVRLIDTRSQRLLASRRFTQHQPVGSESIDAVVDAFGMAADRLARELVDWTVNRLEDR
- a CDS encoding MlaD family protein, coding for METRAHHVVIGLFVVLAAVGGLLFALWLNQSTRDQAYTQYEVLFHHGVSGLSEGNAVEYSGVRVGDVVSLRLDPADPRNVLALIRVESQVPIRQDTRARLALANITGSMSIQLQGGAPESPLLVTRGDTPPRITADQSPLSAMLSDSEELLGNVNRVLTRLEEVLSEENVASIERILANLERTTAQFAALGDAPGQLAERMLEVSEEAARALAEIRALAGRTGGLVQGQAEEVLGNARQITSSLARTAQSLEALLDDNQGALESGLRGVQGLGPATLELRNTLSSLNRLVRRLEENPRDFLLGRERVEEFTP
- a CDS encoding ABC transporter ATP-binding protein, yielding MNQRGEAIVEIRGLVNRFGQHVVHDGLDLDIRRGEILGVVGGSGTGKSVLLRSIVGLKRPDGGTIRVFGEELQRLPSAQRARVERRFGVLFQRGALFSSLNLQENVALPLIEHVGLSRADAERLARVKLALAGLPPDAARLNPAELSGGMIKRAALARALALDPEVLFLDEPTAGLDPIGAAAFDRLLLTLRDALGFSVFLVTHDLDTLYSSCDRVAVIANKRVLVADSLPVVEDTDDPWIRDYFHGPRGRAASQAARHHSSPNGEER
- a CDS encoding MlaE family ABC transporter permease, which gives rise to MPDTVSRPGRLEQDAHRLSAIGDWTLPHYARLRDAVARVHEAESLDLERLGELDTSGAALLVDLLGPDTVRDVAQWAPNLPAERQALLRAVADASRTPLFAPPGPDRGLFAALAALGQIVEQLARQQLQLIAFIGLTLSTLLATLVTPWRWRITSLVAHVQQTGLNAIPIVALLTFLVGAVVAFLGATVLRDFGATIYTVNLVTYSFLREFGVLLAAILLAGRTASAFTAQIGSMKANEEIDALRAQGLDPIELLVLPRVLAMTISLPILALIGMLSGMLGGALVCALALDIPPNQFLAILQRDIPLRHFLVGMIKAPLFAFLVAVIGCLEGFKAKASAQSVGEHTTSSVVQSIFMVILLDALAALFFMEMGW
- a CDS encoding IclR family transcriptional regulator; translation: MNKPAPLDDDQTAPAKDRNFVTALARGLELLRAFGTGEEYLGNAELSSRTGIPRPTVSRLTYTLTQLGYLRHNTRLEKYRLGPGILALGYRFLANQGIREIARPFMQQFAEATDCNVSLGAADNTDMVYIESCHGSGPLIVRLDVGSRLPMATTAIGRAWLCGLPEVRREAILAELAREHGSDWPTLEKGIRRSQEEYARYGFCLSEGDWQSQISAVATPLILEDGAEVMAINCGGAAHRLSHSIMVDNLGPRLKEVARRILGELQHGNAR